ATAAACGGAAACAGTGGTTATTTGAAGAAGAAGAACGACAGCACAAACAAACAATGTGGGCCTTAGAGAGgcaattgttacaaaataaaatagataaaattgtgtaaacattttatttccaataaatttTTGTACATAGCTATTCATCGTATTAGTGAAGCAAAATAGTCATTTATTAAGTTGCTGCGTACACTACTATCCTCTGTATTCTGTGTGCTGCTGTGATATTCCTCCCCGTTGTCAGACTCTTCTGGCCAGTTTTCTTCAAATTGTTGATCTCCCATATCAATAGCAATGTTGTGTAATACTGCACATGCCACAATCACAGCCTGAACTCGTGATacatgcaatattatttttttggttagaaCAGGGAACCGATTTTTCCAAACACCAAATGTTCTTTCTACCACATTCCTGGTTCTTATCTGGGATTCATTGTACAGTTGCTCTGCAGGTGTTCTTGGATTTGAGAGGGGCGTTAGAAGATATGAATTGTTTTCGTATCCATTATCACCGAGAACTACACAAGGACCAAATTCTCTGTTCATCAATTGTTgctttataaatgaattattgaaTATAGTTTGATCATGGGTTGCTCCGGGCCATCTAGCCACaatgtcaattattttcaattttgcaGTTACCAGAGCTtgaacattaaaagaaaaaaatgactttCTGTTTCTAAAATTTTCTGCATTTTCtccacctaaaaataaaaatatatatattaaattacattaatttgaatctgtacttatttaatatgaacTTTTGGAGTCTGATAGGTATGACCAATACAGAACAGATTTTAATTTGGTAGGTACACAGTAATTTGAACTATtacgaaatacaaaaattgatTCTTACCTGGAGATTTGATAGGTATGTGTGTACAATCAATAGCGGCTATTACTTTGGGAAATCTTGCGATATCATAAAACTCTTCCTGCAGGTGATTCGTATTTGtaggaaattttataaattgtaatcgtAATTGCGCAATCGCATGTGAAACTAACTTAACAATGCGACTAGCAGAAGCCTTGCTTACACCAGTGAAGTCACCTACTACGGTAAGGAAACTTCCTGTTGCATAATATCTCAATGTTAATAAAAGACGATCCATAGGCGTAACTGCATAATTCCTGGAACAAGGACACAATACATTAGACGAGGTAGGTGCATAACACAGGCAAAGCACTGAAGTTACATAGATACCTAGATGTATGATAGATAAAAACTTACCTCGACGTAGGAGCAGTTATTGTGTCCTGTATTAGAGAAAAAACATAAGTCACAGCTACTTTAGAGAGTCGAAATCTCATCTTGAAGTCAGTATCGTCATATTTTTCCATATTATTCGAACGATTTCGAAATATTGGTTCCCTACGCGGTCCCGTCACTcgatcaaaaaattcatcgaaTTCCTCttcaataatatcaaaaatatccattttaaaacgaaaacaaattgaTAGGCACTTTAATTAAATGCGGATTTCGAACCGCATTTATTTGAGGTTATAACATTTGTCAAATTTACTTATCCAGTAAACGGCTACTTGGCAGTCCATCCGATGATTAATTTACTGATCAGATAAAGTGGTGATTAACC
The DNA window shown above is from Trichoplusia ni isolate ovarian cell line Hi5 chromosome 26, tn1, whole genome shotgun sequence and carries:
- the LOC113505555 gene encoding putative nuclease HARBI1; amino-acid sequence: MDIFDIIEEEFDEFFDRVTGPRREPIFRNRSNNMEKYDDTDFKMRFRLSKVAVTYVFSLIQDTITAPTSRNYAVTPMDRLLLTLRYYATGSFLTVVGDFTGVSKASASRIVKLVSHAIAQLRLQFIKFPTNTNHLQEEFYDIARFPKVIAAIDCTHIPIKSPGGENAENFRNRKSFFSFNVQALVTAKLKIIDIVARWPGATHDQTIFNNSFIKQQLMNREFGPCVVLGDNGYENNSYLLTPLSNPRTPAEQLYNESQIRTRNVVERTFGVWKNRFPVLTKKIILHVSRVQAVIVACAVLHNIAIDMGDQQFEENWPEESDNGEEYHSSTQNTEDSSVRSNLINDYFASLIR